The following proteins are co-located in the Larus michahellis chromosome 9, bLarMic1.1, whole genome shotgun sequence genome:
- the AEN gene encoding apoptosis-enhancing nuclease isoform X3 produces the protein MERRALLEQKGLLSPHRRLGSQAPVVGPEAGSTLTKTGGTTAPCGRKIPKPKQVVSPSLSPSASPDSIARHHSVLLSQGNGSSKGVRMSSPLLRPRKYVAIDCEMVGTGPQGRLSELARCSVVNYEGDVIYDKYILPELPIVDYRTRWSGITKQHMKSAIPFKAAQAEILKILKDKIVVGHAIHNDFQALKYFHPKDRTRDTSRIPVLNQRAGLPVRASVSLKSLARHLLQKKIQVGCKGHSSVEDAQTAMELYRLVEVQWETELAHSLPPRPPSPVIDPTTDSSHYMDDRYWPTDLMSSSL, from the exons ATGGAGCGCCGGGCACTGCTGGAGCAGAAGGGGCTGCTGAGCCCCCACCGGCGCCTGGGTAGCCAAGCCCCCGTGGTGGGGCCAGAGGCAGGCAGCACGCTCACCAAGACGGGTGGCACCACAGCACCATGTGGCAGGAAGATCCCCAAGCCCAAACAAGTCGTCtcgccatccctgtccccatccgcCTCTCCAGACAGCATAGCCAGGCATCACTCCGTGCTGCTGTCCCAGGGGAATGGCAGCTCCAAGGGGGTGCGGATGTCCTCCCCGCTTCTGCGCCCACGCAAGTATGTGGCCATCGACTGTGAGATGGTGGGCACTGGTCCTCAGGGCAGGCTGAGCGAGCTGGCACGGTGCTCCGTGGTGAACTACGAGGGGGATGTCATCTATGACAAGTACATCCTGCCCGAGCTCCCCATCGTGGACTACCGGACACGCTGGAGTGGCATTACAAAGCAGCACATGAAGAGCGCGATTCCCTTCAAGGCTGCTCAGGCGGAG ATCCTGAAGATCTTGAAAGACAAGATTGTGGTAGGACATGCCATCCACAATGACTTCCAAGCCCTGAAGTACTTCCACCCGAAAGACAGGACCCGAGACACCAGCCGGATCCCTGTGCTGAACCAAAGGGCAGGGCTGCCCGTCAGGGCCAGCGTCTCCCTTAAAAGCTTGGCCAGGCACCTactccagaaaaaaatccag GTTGGCTGCAAAGGGCACTCGTCGGTGGAGGATGCTCAGACGGCCATGGAGCTGTACAGACTGGTGGAAGTGCAGTGGGAGACGGAGCTGGCCCATAGCctacccccccggccccccagccctgTCATAGACCCCACCACAGACAGCAGCCACTACATGGATGACCGGTACTGGCCCACGGACTTGATGTCAAGCAGCCTGTGA
- the AEN gene encoding apoptosis-enhancing nuclease isoform X1 encodes MGRRGGVATAGLARACELGGFRERHVGAGRTAVSAPTPQSTHGPAAGTHAQPPERPSKKKSRKHQRFMERRALLEQKGLLSPHRRLGSQAPVVGPEAGSTLTKTGGTTAPCGRKIPKPKQVVSPSLSPSASPDSIARHHSVLLSQGNGSSKGVRMSSPLLRPRKYVAIDCEMVGTGPQGRLSELARCSVVNYEGDVIYDKYILPELPIVDYRTRWSGITKQHMKSAIPFKAAQAEILKILKDKIVVGHAIHNDFQALKYFHPKDRTRDTSRIPVLNQRAGLPVRASVSLKSLARHLLQKKIQVGCKGHSSVEDAQTAMELYRLVEVQWETELAHSLPPRPPSPVIDPTTDSSHYMDDRYWPTDLMSSSL; translated from the exons atggggaggcgggggggcgtggccacggcggGACTTGCCCGGGCATGTGAGCTCGGCGGCTTCCGGGAGAGACACGTGGGAGCTGGGCGGACGGCG gTCTCCGCACCCACCCCGCAGAGCACCCATGGCCCCGCTGCAGGGACCCACGCTCAGCCCCCGGAGCGTCCCAGCAAGAAGAAGAGCCGCAAGCACCAGCGGTTCATGGAGCGCCGGGCACTGCTGGAGCAGAAGGGGCTGCTGAGCCCCCACCGGCGCCTGGGTAGCCAAGCCCCCGTGGTGGGGCCAGAGGCAGGCAGCACGCTCACCAAGACGGGTGGCACCACAGCACCATGTGGCAGGAAGATCCCCAAGCCCAAACAAGTCGTCtcgccatccctgtccccatccgcCTCTCCAGACAGCATAGCCAGGCATCACTCCGTGCTGCTGTCCCAGGGGAATGGCAGCTCCAAGGGGGTGCGGATGTCCTCCCCGCTTCTGCGCCCACGCAAGTATGTGGCCATCGACTGTGAGATGGTGGGCACTGGTCCTCAGGGCAGGCTGAGCGAGCTGGCACGGTGCTCCGTGGTGAACTACGAGGGGGATGTCATCTATGACAAGTACATCCTGCCCGAGCTCCCCATCGTGGACTACCGGACACGCTGGAGTGGCATTACAAAGCAGCACATGAAGAGCGCGATTCCCTTCAAGGCTGCTCAGGCGGAG ATCCTGAAGATCTTGAAAGACAAGATTGTGGTAGGACATGCCATCCACAATGACTTCCAAGCCCTGAAGTACTTCCACCCGAAAGACAGGACCCGAGACACCAGCCGGATCCCTGTGCTGAACCAAAGGGCAGGGCTGCCCGTCAGGGCCAGCGTCTCCCTTAAAAGCTTGGCCAGGCACCTactccagaaaaaaatccag GTTGGCTGCAAAGGGCACTCGTCGGTGGAGGATGCTCAGACGGCCATGGAGCTGTACAGACTGGTGGAAGTGCAGTGGGAGACGGAGCTGGCCCATAGCctacccccccggccccccagccctgTCATAGACCCCACCACAGACAGCAGCCACTACATGGATGACCGGTACTGGCCCACGGACTTGATGTCAAGCAGCCTGTGA
- the AEN gene encoding apoptosis-enhancing nuclease isoform X2: MPPGKGQMTPLLPTLQVSAPTPQSTHGPAAGTHAQPPERPSKKKSRKHQRFMERRALLEQKGLLSPHRRLGSQAPVVGPEAGSTLTKTGGTTAPCGRKIPKPKQVVSPSLSPSASPDSIARHHSVLLSQGNGSSKGVRMSSPLLRPRKYVAIDCEMVGTGPQGRLSELARCSVVNYEGDVIYDKYILPELPIVDYRTRWSGITKQHMKSAIPFKAAQAEILKILKDKIVVGHAIHNDFQALKYFHPKDRTRDTSRIPVLNQRAGLPVRASVSLKSLARHLLQKKIQVGCKGHSSVEDAQTAMELYRLVEVQWETELAHSLPPRPPSPVIDPTTDSSHYMDDRYWPTDLMSSSL; encoded by the exons ATGCCACCTGGCAAAGGGCAGATGACCccgctgctgcccaccctgcaggTCTCCGCACCCACCCCGCAGAGCACCCATGGCCCCGCTGCAGGGACCCACGCTCAGCCCCCGGAGCGTCCCAGCAAGAAGAAGAGCCGCAAGCACCAGCGGTTCATGGAGCGCCGGGCACTGCTGGAGCAGAAGGGGCTGCTGAGCCCCCACCGGCGCCTGGGTAGCCAAGCCCCCGTGGTGGGGCCAGAGGCAGGCAGCACGCTCACCAAGACGGGTGGCACCACAGCACCATGTGGCAGGAAGATCCCCAAGCCCAAACAAGTCGTCtcgccatccctgtccccatccgcCTCTCCAGACAGCATAGCCAGGCATCACTCCGTGCTGCTGTCCCAGGGGAATGGCAGCTCCAAGGGGGTGCGGATGTCCTCCCCGCTTCTGCGCCCACGCAAGTATGTGGCCATCGACTGTGAGATGGTGGGCACTGGTCCTCAGGGCAGGCTGAGCGAGCTGGCACGGTGCTCCGTGGTGAACTACGAGGGGGATGTCATCTATGACAAGTACATCCTGCCCGAGCTCCCCATCGTGGACTACCGGACACGCTGGAGTGGCATTACAAAGCAGCACATGAAGAGCGCGATTCCCTTCAAGGCTGCTCAGGCGGAG ATCCTGAAGATCTTGAAAGACAAGATTGTGGTAGGACATGCCATCCACAATGACTTCCAAGCCCTGAAGTACTTCCACCCGAAAGACAGGACCCGAGACACCAGCCGGATCCCTGTGCTGAACCAAAGGGCAGGGCTGCCCGTCAGGGCCAGCGTCTCCCTTAAAAGCTTGGCCAGGCACCTactccagaaaaaaatccag GTTGGCTGCAAAGGGCACTCGTCGGTGGAGGATGCTCAGACGGCCATGGAGCTGTACAGACTGGTGGAAGTGCAGTGGGAGACGGAGCTGGCCCATAGCctacccccccggccccccagccctgTCATAGACCCCACCACAGACAGCAGCCACTACATGGATGACCGGTACTGGCCCACGGACTTGATGTCAAGCAGCCTGTGA